A stretch of Triticum aestivum cultivar Chinese Spring chromosome 1D, IWGSC CS RefSeq v2.1, whole genome shotgun sequence DNA encodes these proteins:
- the LOC123181085 gene encoding putative pentatricopeptide repeat-containing protein At1g13630: MRFRPPIPLRLLLPQLWRRPSLPPAHLPRPISSYPSAAAVAAATDSEEDAVVARDPRLAPHFVGGAGGSPRFGENKTEFERKASIAARFKLCYELLRQRRWREMRGGLAQIVSEQGSGSAATLCDILWSEFREYDSSGVVWDALANSYARTKMVHDALYVLSKMNSLNMQISVSTYDSLLYGLRKTDVALELFDEMEAYGISHSEYSHSILIDGLCKQNKVGEALSFLQEAREGGTFRPLGMSFNTLMSALCNWGFIQPAKSFLCLMLKYGLNPNRYTYSTLIHGLCKVGSLDEAVDLLERVTKEGMKLETVTYNSLINGYRLLGLTREIPKIIQFMRYQGIEPDLVTYTILIAGHCEGGDVEEGMKIRKDILDKGLQLNIVTYSVLLNALFKKGLVYEVENLLGEIYSIGLDMDVIAYSILIHGYCKLGEIERALEVCDAMCCSQKVVPTSLNHLSILLGLCKKGLLVEARWYLENVASRYQPGDVILYNVVIDGYAKVGDIGNAVRLYDQIVVAGMNPTIITCNSLLYGYCKFGDLHAAESYFRAIEISNLVPTTVTYTTFMDALSEAGKVDTMLSFFYEMVEKGIKPNAVTYSVVIKGLCKQLRFRDAIHFLDNMDGADPITYNTLIQGFCEAQDIQMAFCIHDRMLCCGLVPTPVTYNLLINVLCLKGKVFQAEMLLESLREKGIELRKFAYTTVIKAQCAKGMPYDAISLVGKLIDDGFEASIEDFSAAINRLCKRKFPKEAVMFIPIMLSVGVFPDMQVYFVLARALRKSNMLCYIPILHALSVKTGI; encoded by the exons ATGCGCTTCCGACCGCCCATTCCCCTGCGCCTCCTCCTGCCTCAACTGTGGCGCCGCCCTTCGCTTCCTCCCGCGCATCTGCCTAGGCCCATATCCTCATATCCCTCCGCGGCAGCCGTGGCGGCGGCAACGGATTCCGAGGAGGATGCCGTGGTTGCTAGGGATCCACGGCTAGCGCCTCATTTTGTGGGCGGGGCAGGAGGGTCGCCTAGGTTTGGGGAGAACAAGACGGAGTTCGAGAGAAAGGCCTCGATTGCCGCGCGGTTCAAGCTCTGCTATGAACTGCTGCGGCAGAGGAGGTGGCGGGAGATGCGGGGCGGCTTGGCGCAGATTGTCAGCGAACAAG GATCCGGGTCTGCAGCCACTCTCTGTGATATCTTGTGGAGTGAGTTCAGAGAGTATGATTCCAGCGGTGTTGTATGGGATGCTCTAGCAAATAGTTATGCAAGAACTAAGATGGTTCATGATGCTCTTTACGTTCTCAGTAAAATGAACAGCCTGAATATGCAAATATCAGTTTCCACCTATGATAGTTTATTGTATGGTCTACGGAAGACAGACGTGGCATTGGAGCTTTTTGATGAAATGGAGGCATATGGTATCTCTCACAGCGAATATTCACATAGCATTCTCATCGATGGCCTCTGCAAGCAAAATAAAGTTGGAGAGGCTTTATCTTTCCTTCAAGAGGCAAGGGAAGGGGGAACGTTTAGACCATTGGGAATGTCCTTTAACACTCTGATGTCTGCATTGTGTAATTGGGGATTTATTCAGCCTGCAAAATCGTTTTTATGTCTGATGCTGAAGTATGGATTAAACCCTAACAGGTATACCTATTCTACTCTTATACATGGTCTGTGTAAAGTAGGTTCCCTAGATGAAGCAGTGGATCTTCTTGAGAGAGTGACAAAAGAAGGAATGAAACTCGAGACTGTCACCTACAACAGCCTTATTAATGGTTATCGATTGCTTGGTTTGACAAGAGAAATTCCTAAAATAATTCAGTTTATGAGATACCAAGGGATTGAACCTGATCTTGTTACTTATACCATACTTATTGCTGGTCATTGTGAAGGTGGTGATGTTGAAGAAGGGATGAAGATAAGAAAGGACATCCTAGACAAAGGGCTGCAGTTGAATATTGTCACATACAGTGTCCTTCTCAATGCTCTCTTCAAAAAGGGTTTGGTCTATGAGGTTGAGAACTTACTTGGTGAGATATATAGTATTGGTCTAGATATGGATGTTATTGCATATTCCATTCTCATCCACGGGTACTGCAAGCTAGGGGAAATTGAAAGGGCACTAGAAGTTTGTGATGCCATGTGCTGTTCTCAGAAGGTAGTGCCAACCTCACTGAACCATTTATCAATTCTTCTTGGACTTTGCAAGAAAGGACTTCTAGTTGAAGCAAGGTGGTATTTGGAAAATGTAGCTAGCAGATATCAGCCAGGTGATGTAATACTTTATAATGTAGTTATCGATGGTTATGCAAAGGTTGGTGATATTGGTAATGCTGTCCGTCTGTATGATCAGATTGTTGTGGCTGGTATGAATCCAACCATTATCACATGTAATTCTCTTCTGTATGGCTATTGCAAATTTGGGGATTTACACGCTGCAGAGAGCTATTTCAGGGCTATTGAGATAAGTAATCTGGTGCCAACAACAGTAACATACACAACCTTTATGGATGCACTCTCTGAAGCTGGAAAAGTTGACACTATGCTCAGTTTTTTTTATGAAATGGTGGAAAAAGGGATCAAGCCAAATGCTGTAACTTACAGTGTTGTTATTAAAGGACTATGTAAGCAGCTCAGATTCCGTGATGCTATCCATTTTCTGGACAATATGGATGGAGCTGACCCAATAACTTACAATACGCTTATACAAGGATTTTGCGAAGCACAGGACATCCAGATGGCTTTCTGCATACATGACCGTATGTTATGCTGTGGTCTAGTGCCCACACCTGTTACTTATAACTTGCTTATCAATGTGCTGTGCTTGAAGGGTAAAGTTTTTCAAGCAGAAATGCTATTGGAATCCCTCAGAGAAAAGGGCATTGAATTGAGAAAATTTGCATACACAACAGTAATCAAAGCTCAGTGTGCAAAAGGAATGCCTTACGATGCCATTTCATTAGTTGGTAAGCTTATTGATGATGGTTTTGAAGCTTCTATTGAAGACTTCAGCGCTGCAATCAATCGACTTTGCAAAAGGAAATTTCCTAAAGAAGCCGTCATGTTCATTCCGATTATGTTATCTGTTGGTGTTTTCCCAGACATGCAAGTTTATTTTGTGCTTGCTAGAGCTCTGCGAAAAAGTAACATGCTTTGCTATATACCCATATTGCATGCACTTTCTGTCAAAACTGGTATATAG